From the genome of Candidatus Aenigmatarchaeota archaeon:
AACTCCTCATCCATAATCTCAGCGATTTTTTTCTCGTAAGCCGAAAGGAATTCCTCACTTGTGTCGCCCGCCTTTAGGGCAGCGTCTATGACTTCTGCTGCAGCTTTCCCCGAACGCATGGCATTTCCAAATCCCTCACCGCTGAAAGGGTCGGCAAGGGACGCAGCATCTCCGACCAGAATCCAGCCAGGGCCATGGTTCTTGACTCTCTTTGATCCCTGGGGAATTATCCAGCCCTCGGTCTTTCCCACCTGCTTTGCATTCTTAAAGCGCTTCCTAATGCCTTCGGACGCGATTGCCTTTTCCATCATCTGGTTCAAGGAAAGCCCTCTCTTTGAAATCTCCGAGGAAACAAGCCCCAGGCCCACGTTAGCAAGCCCGCCAGGCATTGGAAATATCCAGAAATACCCGGGAAACACGCCGTCAATAAAATAAATCTCTATCGTGTCAGACAGGCCGGTGACTCCCTTGAAATAGCCCCTTATGGAGCCGCACCTGTGCTTAGGGTCAAGCTGAAGCGAACCGACGCTTCTTGCGACAACCGAGTTTGCCCCATCAGCCCCGACAACTACCTTTGCCCGGAATTCCTTTTTGCGCCCCTTAGCGTCCCTGCCTTTTACGCCAACAACAGAGCCATTATCATAGATTAACTCCTCGACACCAAAGCCCTCGATGACAGTTGCCTCTTTTTTGGCTGCAGAAAACAGCACCCCGTCATTTTTTTTACGCTTTATGACGTACCCTGCGCAGCCAATCTTCTCGTCTTTTGCGTAAGGCATAATTATCCTCTTTCCGTTAGGCGCCGAAAGAAGCAGGCGATTTACTACAACATGCGGCTGGCGCTTTGTCTTTGAAAGCAGCCCCAACTCATCGATAACCACAAGACCCCTTGCGCTGCAGGCATCACCGCAAACCTTATCCCGTGGAAACTTCGCCTTGTCTAAAAGAAGAACTTTATGCCCTTTGCGGGACAGCATAAGTGAAACAGTCGATCCGGAAGGCCCTCCTCCGACAACAATTGCATCAAAGGCCATACTAAACTTAATTCAAAACCAATTTAAACCCCAAAACCCTTTTTAAAAACGAGCCAGATAAGATTATGCAACCCAGTGCCATCAAGAAAATCTGGAAGCTTAACACAAGGATTATAAACCCGGGGGGCTGGTTTTGGTGGTTCT
Proteins encoded in this window:
- a CDS encoding geranylgeranyl reductase family protein — encoded protein: MAFDAIVVGGGPSGSTVSLMLSRKGHKVLLLDKAKFPRDKVCGDACSARGLVVIDELGLLSKTKRQPHVVVNRLLLSAPNGKRIIMPYAKDEKIGCAGYVIKRKKNDGVLFSAAKKEATVIEGFGVEELIYDNGSVVGVKGRDAKGRKKEFRAKVVVGADGANSVVARSVGSLQLDPKHRCGSIRGYFKGVTGLSDTIEIYFIDGVFPGYFWIFPMPGGLANVGLGLVSSEISKRGLSLNQMMEKAIASEGIRKRFKNAKQVGKTEGWIIPQGSKRVKNHGPGWILVGDAASLADPFSGEGFGNAMRSGKAAAEVIDAALKAGDTSEEFLSAYEKKIAEIMDEEFKSLYLIQKVSSHKFLLNLFLSKASSNKELRKVLADMMVSDSAKNQAMSPLFYLKLLFS